In Hyalangium ruber, a single window of DNA contains:
- a CDS encoding imm11 family protein: MPHRYFKLTDDVYITGRWELGEPMDPQGQEVDPWQFTKGKAVHVSERMRVPIKRPGKPLDFSFTSLATPVVHIPVAAMLSKLAPGDAQFIPVNIDSQPDQFCIFVATRLIRCIDEQRSTEVRYWKPEDGRPEKTGQYRSVYRLRIDPSQVGDAKIFRTWGWDIALIVSEEIKEALERLGATGTKFKEV; this comes from the coding sequence ATGCCGCATCGGTATTTCAAGCTGACAGACGACGTGTACATCACGGGGCGATGGGAGCTCGGAGAGCCCATGGATCCACAGGGGCAGGAGGTTGATCCCTGGCAGTTCACCAAGGGAAAGGCTGTCCACGTCAGTGAACGCATGCGGGTCCCCATCAAGCGTCCGGGGAAACCGCTCGACTTCTCATTCACCTCATTGGCGACCCCCGTCGTCCACATCCCAGTAGCCGCGATGTTGAGCAAACTGGCTCCTGGCGACGCGCAGTTCATCCCCGTGAACATTGACTCCCAACCGGATCAGTTCTGCATCTTCGTAGCCACACGACTTATCCGGTGCATCGATGAGCAGAGATCCACCGAGGTGCGGTACTGGAAACCGGAAGATGGACGCCCCGAGAAGACAGGGCAATACCGCTCCGTCTACAGGCTCCGCATCGACCCTTCGCAGGTAGGAGACGCCAAGATCTTCCGGACGTGGGGATGGGACATCGCCCTCATCGTCTCGGAGGAGATCAAGGAGGCCCTGGAGCGCCTTGGCGCCACGGGGACGAAGTTCAAAGAGGTGTAG
- a CDS encoding glutamine amidotransferase: MNSQPFNAWKLVSLSPLPIWALVLLGVGLVLGIALAAWGVRREPSRARKVVLWALRVAAGVAALFFLLEPGVRLLQVARMKNRVAVLVDRSASMSFPGEPGGPTRSAQVADFLEKAAPGLSALQDRFTVEVYGFDPELSPVTSASLRGEPPRAGTSDLLSALRSVSAGSQGSRKLSGVLLLSDGADNAELAAGAVGKARSALADLNVPVSTFLVGKEALKDLAIEGLKVDDFAFVRNSLTVEVEIHGRGFSGKDIPVVLSQEGKTVASKSVRFGSSDDVQPVAFTFTPDQTGRFVYTVTVPTFPDEAVSDNNTRSFTLKVIRDRVRVLLVVGRPSWDERFLRGLLRQDANVDMVSFYILRSMSDDPGVVSQERELSLIPFPMEEIFDTKLDTFDVVIFQNFGYADPQLAITEYERNLERYVFNGGAFVMIGGDSVLGEGRASMPTLMEALPVEAAGPANTEPFKARLTQEGLRHPVTALGSGFASTEAAWGELPPIPGINTTRARPGATVLLEHPFHTVDGKNAPLVSVWDYGRGRALTLATDASWYWAFTSHKEGSPNRTYDRFWSNALRWLVRDPDLTTLKVSADPPSVEPGRPVGVVVSARTSDYQAAQDAQVRVELFSVATQKAVAVQTGTTGPDGVVRLEFPPPAPGPYKLLATAKKGETDLGSGEDAVAVRAVGPELSDASVRPELMEQIAKVTGGKAFRLPQDGLPDVPLLDPPVVEVGRAKDRPLWDRWYYLVVLVALLGAEWFARRRFGYV; encoded by the coding sequence ATGAACTCACAGCCCTTCAACGCCTGGAAGCTGGTCAGCCTCTCCCCCCTGCCGATATGGGCCCTGGTGCTCCTGGGGGTAGGCCTCGTGCTGGGCATTGCCCTGGCGGCGTGGGGCGTGCGGCGCGAGCCCTCGCGGGCGCGCAAAGTGGTCTTGTGGGCGCTCCGGGTGGCGGCGGGAGTGGCCGCGCTCTTCTTCCTGCTGGAGCCCGGGGTGCGGCTGCTGCAGGTGGCGCGGATGAAGAACCGGGTGGCGGTGCTGGTGGACCGCTCGGCCTCGATGAGCTTCCCGGGAGAGCCGGGAGGCCCCACGCGCTCGGCGCAGGTGGCCGACTTTCTGGAGAAGGCGGCGCCGGGGCTGTCGGCGCTGCAGGACCGGTTCACGGTGGAGGTGTACGGGTTCGACCCGGAGCTGTCGCCGGTGACGTCGGCCTCGCTGCGGGGCGAGCCTCCGCGGGCGGGTACCTCGGACCTCCTCTCGGCGCTGCGCTCGGTGTCGGCGGGCTCCCAGGGCTCGCGCAAGCTGTCCGGGGTGTTGCTGCTGAGTGACGGGGCGGACAACGCGGAGCTGGCGGCGGGAGCGGTGGGCAAGGCGCGCTCGGCGCTGGCGGACCTGAACGTGCCGGTGTCCACGTTCCTGGTGGGCAAGGAGGCGCTGAAGGACCTGGCGATCGAGGGGCTGAAGGTGGACGACTTCGCCTTCGTGCGCAACTCGCTCACGGTGGAGGTGGAGATCCACGGCCGCGGGTTTTCGGGCAAGGACATCCCGGTGGTGCTCAGCCAGGAAGGCAAGACGGTGGCGAGCAAGTCGGTGCGCTTCGGCTCATCGGACGACGTGCAGCCGGTGGCGTTCACGTTCACGCCGGACCAGACGGGGCGCTTCGTCTACACGGTGACGGTGCCGACGTTCCCGGACGAGGCGGTGAGCGACAACAACACGCGCTCGTTCACGCTGAAGGTGATTCGGGACCGGGTGCGGGTGCTGCTGGTGGTGGGGCGGCCCTCGTGGGACGAGCGCTTCCTGCGCGGGCTGCTGCGGCAGGACGCGAACGTGGACATGGTGTCGTTCTACATCCTTCGCTCCATGTCGGATGATCCGGGCGTGGTGAGCCAGGAGCGGGAGCTGTCGCTGATCCCGTTCCCGATGGAGGAGATCTTCGACACGAAGCTGGACACGTTCGACGTCGTCATCTTCCAGAACTTCGGGTACGCGGATCCGCAGCTGGCGATCACGGAGTACGAGCGGAACCTGGAGCGCTACGTGTTCAACGGTGGCGCGTTCGTGATGATCGGCGGCGACAGCGTGCTGGGCGAGGGGCGGGCGTCGATGCCGACGTTGATGGAGGCGCTGCCGGTGGAAGCGGCGGGGCCGGCGAACACGGAGCCGTTCAAGGCGCGGCTGACGCAGGAAGGGTTGCGGCACCCGGTGACGGCGCTGGGGAGCGGCTTCGCGAGCACGGAGGCGGCGTGGGGCGAGCTGCCGCCGATTCCGGGCATCAACACGACGCGGGCGAGGCCTGGGGCGACGGTGCTGTTGGAGCACCCGTTCCACACGGTGGACGGGAAGAACGCGCCGCTGGTGTCGGTGTGGGACTACGGGCGGGGCAGGGCGCTGACGCTGGCGACGGATGCGAGCTGGTACTGGGCGTTCACGTCGCACAAGGAGGGCTCGCCGAACCGGACGTATGACCGCTTCTGGAGCAACGCGCTGCGGTGGCTGGTGCGAGACCCGGACCTGACGACGCTGAAGGTGTCGGCGGATCCGCCGTCGGTGGAGCCGGGGCGGCCGGTGGGCGTGGTGGTGTCGGCGCGGACGTCGGACTACCAGGCGGCGCAGGACGCGCAGGTGCGGGTGGAGCTGTTCTCGGTGGCGACGCAGAAGGCGGTGGCGGTGCAGACGGGGACGACGGGGCCGGACGGGGTGGTGCGGCTGGAGTTCCCGCCGCCGGCACCGGGCCCGTACAAGCTGTTGGCGACGGCGAAGAAGGGTGAGACGGACCTGGGCTCGGGCGAGGACGCGGTAGCGGTGCGCGCGGTGGGCCCGGAGCTGTCGGACGCCTCGGTGCGGCCGGAGCTGATGGAGCAGATCGCCAAGGTGACGGGCGGCAAGGCGTTCCGGCTGCCGCAGGACGGACTGCCGGACGTGCCGCTGCTGGATCCGCCGGTGGTGGAAGTGGGCCGGGCGAAGGACCGTCCGCTGTGGGATCGCTGGTACTACCTGGTGGTGCTTGTGGCGCTGCTGGGAGCCGAGTGGTTCGCGAGGCGCCGGTTCGGCTACGTGTAG
- a CDS encoding sigma-70 family RNA polymerase sigma factor, with amino-acid sequence MAIGRKRTKGTTSRPRAKRPGAPSEAEASEAEAEVEVEAAEPEALEPAPEELVEAEAEVGDVEAPVTTSALVPAGESGITRRDPLQAYMAEVTRHPLLTREEEYALAKNYQQTQDVKAAYRLVASNLRLVVKLAHEYHRNPLSLLDLIQEGNIGLMQAVKKYDPDRGVKLSSYAAWWIRAYILRYIMDNWKMVKLGTTEAQRKLFFKLRQEQDKLVAQGFEPSPKLLAERLNVTEQDVVEMDQRLGHDEMSIDAPLGDDSKSTRADRFLPSSAAGAEERLGNEELKELFREKLAEFAQSLEGKERFIFENRLTSDEPLTLQDIGDKYGVSRERARQIEAALINRMRDFMRERIPDFDLVAVPKG; translated from the coding sequence ATGGCGATTGGGAGGAAGAGAACCAAAGGAACGACCTCCCGGCCCCGTGCGAAGCGGCCGGGCGCCCCCTCCGAGGCGGAGGCCTCCGAGGCCGAGGCCGAGGTGGAAGTCGAGGCAGCGGAGCCGGAGGCCCTCGAGCCCGCGCCCGAGGAGCTGGTCGAGGCGGAGGCCGAGGTGGGGGACGTGGAAGCCCCCGTCACCACGAGCGCGCTGGTGCCCGCGGGCGAGTCGGGAATTACCCGGAGGGATCCGCTCCAGGCCTACATGGCCGAGGTGACGCGCCACCCCCTGCTGACGCGGGAGGAGGAGTACGCGCTCGCCAAGAACTACCAGCAGACCCAGGATGTGAAGGCGGCCTACCGGCTGGTGGCCTCCAACCTGCGGCTGGTGGTGAAGCTGGCCCACGAGTACCACCGCAACCCCCTGTCCCTGCTGGACCTCATCCAGGAGGGCAACATCGGGCTGATGCAGGCGGTGAAGAAGTACGACCCCGATCGCGGAGTGAAGCTCAGCTCGTACGCCGCGTGGTGGATTCGCGCGTACATCCTCCGCTACATCATGGACAACTGGAAGATGGTGAAGCTGGGGACGACGGAGGCCCAGCGGAAGCTCTTCTTCAAGCTGCGGCAGGAGCAGGACAAGCTCGTCGCCCAGGGCTTCGAGCCCAGCCCCAAGCTGTTGGCCGAGCGGCTCAACGTCACCGAGCAGGACGTGGTGGAGATGGACCAGCGGCTGGGGCACGACGAGATGTCCATCGACGCGCCGCTGGGGGACGACTCGAAGAGCACGCGGGCGGACCGCTTCCTGCCCTCGTCCGCGGCGGGGGCCGAGGAGCGCCTGGGCAACGAGGAGCTCAAGGAGCTGTTCCGCGAGAAGCTGGCCGAGTTCGCCCAGTCGCTGGAGGGCAAGGAGCGCTTCATCTTCGAGAACCGGCTCACCTCCGACGAGCCGCTCACCCTGCAGGACATCGGGGACAAGTACGGGGTGAGCCGCGAGCGGGCCCGGCAGATCGAAGCGGCGCTCATCAACCGGATGCGGGACTTCATGCGCGAGCGCATTCCGGACTTCGACCTGGTGGCCGTGCCCAAGGGCTGA
- a CDS encoding DUF2379 family protein — translation MAKGGQTPKDPASPEMLAAWRQMEAGDVAGARREARRILATQPSPEDRAQAEELLRRTQTPLPVYGFAVLVLAILGLLVALALSRY, via the coding sequence ATGGCGAAAGGCGGACAAACGCCGAAGGATCCGGCCTCTCCGGAAATGCTCGCGGCCTGGAGGCAGATGGAGGCCGGAGACGTGGCCGGCGCCCGCCGGGAGGCCCGTCGCATCCTCGCCACTCAACCGAGCCCCGAGGACCGCGCCCAGGCCGAGGAGCTGCTGCGCCGCACCCAGACTCCACTTCCCGTGTATGGCTTCGCCGTGCTGGTGCTGGCCATCCTCGGGCTTCTCGTCGCGCTGGCGCTCTCGCGCTATTAA
- a CDS encoding beta-ketoacyl synthase N-terminal-like domain-containing protein gives MRRVGIFGWGVVAPRSKDIEAFERNLASTESWLSPFNGFGPDNFLVGMPDFHFSDYKPWIDERFPASRFSQLEKKMGLPTQYALAAFIQSLRQNPGLEQELQALGIQSHVYVGTGLGDLPTIYDISLDHHRAQRRWNRFWSEPSRNAALRQWLETREARPDMPPAPETVAEADRDMAEEAWWEYWTAQSPELREYLGELREIEGMGVEGDVESAKLAVIKEKRTRTAKLQKKWNAPEPPWNSVSANVLWNIHNGPAAQVSMLGKLTGMTFAPVAACSSFGYGLKLAMDAIQRGDAKAVVLGMTDPPPHALTVGGFYNARVLAADGTVSKPLTALRGTHVSGGAVVWVVGDLEHFTAKGFKPLGMEPVAVGLTADADHIITPSKEGPTAAIRSALASARCAPTEVGSWDLHATATPGDFLEVETLRGMMPESVLVTARKGTFGHGMSAGGGWELTAQYLGYARGKLFATPLQETELNKEIGKVHGRFVYNRETPVPEGFAGKLSMGVGGLNACVISRSWR, from the coding sequence GTGCGCAGAGTGGGAATCTTCGGCTGGGGCGTCGTTGCTCCCCGATCCAAGGACATCGAGGCGTTCGAGCGGAACCTGGCCTCCACCGAGAGCTGGCTCTCCCCGTTCAACGGCTTCGGCCCGGACAACTTCCTGGTGGGGATGCCGGACTTCCACTTCTCCGACTACAAGCCGTGGATCGACGAGCGCTTCCCCGCCAGCCGCTTCTCCCAGCTGGAGAAGAAGATGGGGCTGCCCACCCAGTACGCCCTGGCGGCCTTCATCCAGTCGCTGCGTCAGAACCCCGGCCTCGAGCAGGAGCTCCAGGCCCTGGGCATCCAGTCCCATGTCTACGTCGGCACGGGCCTGGGCGACCTGCCCACCATCTATGACATCAGCCTGGATCACCACCGCGCCCAGCGGCGGTGGAACCGCTTCTGGTCGGAGCCCTCGCGCAACGCGGCGCTGAGGCAGTGGCTGGAGACGCGCGAGGCGCGCCCGGACATGCCCCCCGCCCCGGAGACGGTCGCGGAGGCCGATCGCGACATGGCCGAGGAGGCCTGGTGGGAGTACTGGACGGCCCAGTCCCCCGAGCTGCGCGAGTACCTGGGCGAGCTGCGCGAGATTGAAGGCATGGGCGTGGAGGGCGATGTCGAGTCCGCCAAGCTCGCCGTCATCAAGGAGAAGCGCACCCGCACCGCGAAGCTGCAGAAGAAGTGGAACGCGCCCGAGCCGCCGTGGAACTCGGTGTCCGCCAACGTGCTGTGGAACATCCACAACGGCCCGGCGGCGCAGGTGTCCATGCTGGGCAAGCTCACCGGCATGACGTTCGCCCCGGTGGCGGCGTGCTCCTCGTTCGGCTACGGGCTGAAGCTGGCGATGGATGCCATCCAGCGCGGGGATGCCAAGGCCGTGGTGCTGGGGATGACGGATCCGCCGCCGCACGCGCTCACCGTGGGCGGCTTCTACAACGCGCGCGTGCTCGCCGCCGATGGCACCGTGTCCAAGCCGCTCACCGCCCTGCGCGGCACGCACGTGTCGGGCGGCGCGGTGGTGTGGGTGGTGGGAGACCTGGAGCACTTCACCGCCAAGGGCTTCAAGCCGCTGGGCATGGAGCCGGTGGCCGTGGGCCTCACCGCGGACGCCGACCACATCATCACTCCCTCGAAGGAGGGCCCCACGGCGGCCATCCGCTCGGCGCTCGCCTCCGCGCGCTGCGCGCCCACCGAGGTGGGCAGCTGGGACCTGCACGCCACCGCCACTCCAGGCGACTTCCTCGAGGTGGAGACGCTGCGCGGGATGATGCCCGAGTCGGTGCTCGTCACCGCGCGCAAGGGCACCTTCGGCCACGGCATGTCCGCCGGCGGCGGGTGGGAGCTGACGGCCCAGTACCTGGGCTATGCCCGCGGCAAGCTCTTCGCCACCCCGCTGCAGGAGACGGAGCTGAACAAGGAGATCGGCAAGGTCCACGGCCGCTTCGTCTACAACCGCGAGACGCCGGTGCCCGAGGGCTTCGCCGGCAAGCTCTCCATGGGCGTGGGCGGCCTCAACGCCTGCGTCATCTCCCGCTCCTGGCGCTGA
- a CDS encoding AHH domain-containing protein, with product MSLNDPANKVRVRGHVGPHPQEYHEEVFERLRRAMQDCSSIQRCQQALRAELRELAQEIAAESSYLNKLVTRSE from the coding sequence ATGTCGCTGAACGACCCGGCCAACAAGGTCCGCGTCAGGGGGCACGTGGGCCCCCACCCTCAGGAGTATCATGAGGAGGTATTCGAGCGGCTGCGAAGGGCCATGCAGGACTGCAGCAGCATCCAGCGTTGTCAGCAGGCGCTCAGGGCGGAGTTACGAGAGCTGGCCCAGGAGATCGCCGCTGAGAGCTCCTACCTCAACAAGTTGGTCACCCGGAGCGAATGA
- a CDS encoding DUF4159 domain-containing protein: MSTRRVTRRNLLLGTAALVPFLSHRASAFGEKSRFIPAVVRHGGRWDARLGGLRRIAWEMQKRTSVEVLPDARAVMLSSPEIFEYPFLYLGGEGEFPAFTGAEVENLRRYLTFGGFLLADANDGSDGDGFDRSFRREMERVLPQNPLAVVPSTHVVFKSFFLLDAAPGRLLNKPHLMACTLGKRAAVMYSQNDLAGAWSRTETGDYEFDVSPGGEPQRELAIRTGINICMYALCLDYKDDAVHLPIILNKRR, encoded by the coding sequence ATGAGCACGCGGCGCGTTACCCGTCGAAATCTCCTGCTCGGCACGGCCGCGCTGGTCCCCTTCCTGTCGCACCGGGCCTCGGCCTTTGGCGAGAAGAGCCGCTTCATCCCCGCGGTGGTCCGCCACGGGGGCCGGTGGGACGCGCGCCTGGGCGGCCTGCGGCGGATCGCCTGGGAGATGCAGAAGCGCACCTCCGTGGAGGTGCTGCCGGACGCGCGGGCGGTGATGCTCAGCAGCCCGGAGATCTTCGAGTACCCCTTCCTCTACCTGGGCGGGGAGGGCGAGTTCCCGGCCTTCACGGGCGCGGAGGTGGAGAACCTCCGGCGCTACCTCACCTTTGGGGGCTTCCTGCTGGCCGACGCCAACGACGGCAGCGATGGGGACGGCTTCGACAGGAGCTTCCGCCGGGAGATGGAGCGGGTGCTGCCGCAGAACCCGCTGGCGGTGGTGCCCTCCACCCACGTGGTCTTCAAGTCCTTCTTCCTGCTGGACGCGGCGCCGGGGCGGCTGCTCAACAAGCCACACCTGATGGCGTGTACGCTGGGCAAGCGCGCGGCGGTGATGTACTCGCAGAACGACCTGGCCGGCGCCTGGAGCCGCACGGAGACCGGGGATTACGAGTTCGACGTGTCTCCTGGGGGCGAGCCCCAGCGGGAGCTGGCCATCCGCACGGGCATCAATATCTGCATGTACGCCCTGTGCCTGGATTACAAGGACGACGCCGTCCACCTGCCCATCATCCTCAACAAGCGGCGCTGA
- a CDS encoding helix-turn-helix domain-containing protein: MRPGPTHAPETSGYLQGLARRIRALRERSGLTQEDFAARCGISVSFASLLERGERSPSYETLLQVAAALGLPLSELFRAEEEDEAGAERLVHFARARGLSRGDVDRLMAVAELMFSESRPRPELRPPEPEGCAEPGCGRPVLARGLCVAHYHRARRARTPSGRGAE; encoded by the coding sequence ATGCGGCCCGGTCCGACGCACGCCCCGGAGACGAGCGGTTACCTGCAAGGGCTCGCGCGCCGAATTCGTGCCCTGCGCGAGCGGAGTGGGCTGACTCAGGAGGACTTCGCCGCGCGCTGCGGCATCTCCGTGAGCTTCGCCTCGCTGCTGGAGCGAGGGGAGCGCAGCCCCAGCTACGAGACGCTGCTCCAGGTGGCGGCGGCGCTGGGGCTGCCGCTGTCCGAGCTGTTCCGGGCCGAGGAGGAGGACGAGGCCGGAGCGGAGCGGCTGGTACACTTCGCCCGCGCGCGCGGGCTGTCGCGTGGGGACGTGGACCGGCTGATGGCGGTGGCGGAGCTGATGTTCAGCGAGTCGCGGCCCCGTCCGGAGCTCAGGCCCCCGGAGCCGGAGGGCTGCGCGGAGCCCGGGTGTGGACGCCCCGTGCTGGCGCGCGGGCTGTGCGTGGCGCACTACCACCGCGCCCGCAGGGCCAGGACTCCCTCCGGAAGAGGGGCGGAGTGA
- a CDS encoding DEAD/DEAH box helicase has product MSDIPQDPTASGTPDTEASSRPAEYIADISFEDMNLSEPIRRAITERGYTHPTPVQAKAFKPAMEGRDLIVRSKTGTGKTAAFGLPLLEKIPADERRVRALILCPTRELALQVADELKQLGKHKGIKVAAIYGGASMKQQEDALEEGTPIIVGTPGRVFDHINRGNLKLDGCDHAVLDEADEMLNQGFYEEVTRILDRLPKNRQVLLFSATVPTDIQNLIARYTTNAETLLLSGDVFTVEHIHHIRYDVSDAFPKPRNLIYVLEKEEPQNAIIFCNTRDDTALVTAVLNRNGFDADLLNGDLPQKERERVMGKVKRGEVAFMVATDIAARGIDISGLEYVINYSLPEDPAVYLHRVGRTGRIGNKGTAINLFSGRELATYTVLEKKYGIKFEKRDMPAPEEAMHLWTERHLREIREGASGSVFEGFLPLAAQLKQRSDADDLVAFLLKYFFSHLRMEKVQAAQETEKQAPERKPEGRREERERREGREGREGRKERGERGERGERRERDRDRDKERPPRGEHGERQPRPPRRDEPRRPGVSLEAGPGEAKLWVNLGTADGMGPGSIATAMEEAGAPVGKIVRAELRPTFGYVFVAEEDSAAFEALNGKQHGTKTLRVEKSRPRSERPEGAPRPAPSPDAGPGEVKLWVNLGTDDGLDDAKFVAALEAAGAPAGKVLRPLLRPTYGYAYVAETDAPAFETVNGKPHGEKALKIERHRPRGSRDDRRRERKEEAPEVPGQTRMWVGLGKQDGLDDAAVTAALEGLGAPAGKVVRVELRTTYAYVFVADEDAAAFEALNGKQHGEKALKIERARKR; this is encoded by the coding sequence ATGAGCGACATTCCGCAAGACCCGACCGCGTCAGGCACCCCCGACACCGAAGCTTCGAGCCGTCCCGCCGAGTACATCGCGGACATCAGCTTCGAGGACATGAACCTCTCCGAGCCCATCCGGCGCGCCATCACGGAGCGGGGCTACACCCACCCCACCCCCGTGCAGGCCAAGGCCTTCAAGCCCGCCATGGAGGGACGGGACCTCATCGTTCGCAGCAAGACGGGCACGGGCAAGACGGCTGCCTTCGGCCTGCCGCTGCTGGAGAAGATTCCCGCTGACGAGCGCCGGGTTCGCGCCCTCATCCTCTGCCCCACGCGCGAGCTGGCGCTCCAGGTGGCCGACGAGCTGAAGCAGCTCGGCAAGCACAAGGGCATCAAGGTCGCGGCCATCTACGGTGGCGCCTCCATGAAGCAGCAGGAGGACGCGCTGGAGGAAGGCACCCCCATCATCGTCGGCACGCCCGGGCGCGTCTTCGACCACATCAACCGCGGCAACCTCAAGCTCGACGGGTGCGACCACGCGGTGCTGGATGAGGCCGACGAGATGCTCAACCAGGGCTTCTACGAGGAAGTCACCCGCATCCTCGACCGCCTCCCGAAGAACCGCCAGGTGCTGCTCTTCAGCGCCACGGTGCCCACGGACATCCAGAACCTGATTGCCCGCTACACCACCAACGCGGAGACGCTGCTGCTCTCGGGCGACGTCTTCACGGTGGAGCACATCCACCACATCCGCTACGACGTGTCGGACGCCTTCCCCAAGCCGCGCAACCTCATCTACGTGCTGGAGAAGGAAGAGCCCCAGAACGCCATCATCTTCTGCAACACGCGGGACGACACGGCGCTGGTGACGGCGGTGCTCAACCGCAACGGCTTCGACGCGGACCTGCTCAACGGAGACCTGCCGCAGAAGGAGCGCGAGCGGGTGATGGGCAAGGTGAAGCGCGGCGAGGTGGCCTTCATGGTCGCCACCGACATCGCCGCCCGCGGCATCGACATCTCCGGGCTGGAGTACGTCATCAACTACTCGCTGCCCGAGGACCCGGCGGTGTACCTGCACCGCGTGGGCCGCACCGGCCGCATCGGCAACAAGGGCACCGCCATCAACCTCTTCTCCGGTCGCGAGCTGGCCACCTACACCGTGCTCGAGAAGAAGTACGGCATCAAGTTCGAGAAGCGTGACATGCCTGCTCCTGAAGAAGCGATGCACCTGTGGACCGAGCGCCACCTGAGGGAGATCCGCGAGGGCGCCTCGGGCAGCGTCTTCGAGGGCTTCCTCCCGCTGGCCGCTCAGCTCAAGCAGCGCTCGGACGCCGATGACCTGGTGGCCTTCCTGCTCAAGTACTTCTTCAGCCACCTGCGCATGGAGAAGGTGCAGGCCGCGCAGGAGACCGAGAAGCAGGCCCCGGAGCGCAAGCCCGAGGGCCGGCGCGAGGAGCGCGAGCGTCGGGAAGGCCGCGAGGGCCGCGAGGGCCGCAAGGAGCGGGGCGAGCGCGGTGAGCGGGGTGAACGCCGAGAGCGCGACCGCGACCGTGACAAGGAGCGTCCTCCGCGCGGTGAGCACGGCGAGCGCCAGCCGCGTCCTCCCCGTCGGGATGAGCCCCGGCGCCCCGGTGTGTCGCTGGAGGCGGGCCCCGGCGAGGCCAAGCTGTGGGTGAACCTGGGCACCGCGGATGGCATGGGCCCGGGCAGCATCGCCACGGCCATGGAGGAGGCGGGCGCGCCGGTGGGCAAGATCGTCCGCGCGGAGCTGCGCCCCACCTTCGGCTACGTCTTCGTCGCCGAGGAGGACTCCGCCGCCTTCGAGGCCCTCAACGGCAAGCAGCACGGCACCAAGACGCTGCGGGTGGAGAAGAGCCGCCCGCGCAGCGAGCGCCCAGAGGGAGCCCCCCGCCCCGCGCCCTCGCCCGACGCCGGCCCCGGCGAGGTGAAGCTCTGGGTGAACCTGGGCACGGATGACGGCCTGGACGACGCGAAGTTCGTCGCGGCGCTGGAAGCCGCGGGTGCTCCGGCTGGCAAGGTGCTCCGGCCCCTGCTGCGGCCCACCTATGGCTATGCCTACGTGGCCGAGACCGATGCTCCCGCCTTCGAGACCGTCAACGGCAAGCCGCATGGCGAGAAGGCCCTGAAGATCGAGCGCCACCGCCCTCGTGGCTCCCGCGACGACCGTCGCCGCGAGCGCAAGGAGGAGGCGCCCGAGGTGCCGGGGCAGACCCGCATGTGGGTCGGCCTGGGCAAGCAGGACGGGCTGGATGACGCCGCTGTCACCGCCGCGCTCGAGGGGCTCGGCGCTCCGGCGGGCAAGGTGGTCCGCGTGGAGCTGCGCACCACGTACGCCTACGTCTTCGTCGCCGATGAGGACGCCGCCGCCTTCGAGGCCCTCAACGGCAAGCAGCACGGCGAGAAGGCCCTCAAGATCGAACGGGCGAGGAAGCGGTAA